In Kutzneria kofuensis, the DNA window GGACCAGATCCACACCGCGGTCCGGCCCGGCACCACCACCCGCGGCATCTCCATCGCCGTGGAGTTCGGGCCGTTCGCCGAGCTCGAACGGGCCGAGTTCCGGCACAGCCAGCGGCGGACCGCCGAGTCGCTGGTCGCCACCGCCAAGACGCACTCGCTGTTCCTGACGATGGCGGAGCCGGAGCGCACGGAGACGCTGAACCGGATGCTGGCGTACCTGAAGTCCCGGCCGGAGACCGCCGACGGCGAGTTCGACTACCCGCTGCGCACGATCGTCCTGCGCACAATCCGCGTCTGACTCCCCGCCTCGCCCTGCCACATGCGGCGCGCATGTGACGCCTGGAGGCAAGTATGTGGCACAACTAGGCCATGTTGCGTTCGTAGGCCAGGCGCAGCCCGAGCAGCGTCAGCTCGGGGACGTGGTGCTTGATCGTCTCCGACTCGCTGACCACGAGCGGGGCCAGGCCGCCGGTGCCGATCACGTTGACCGGCCCGGACCCGCCGGCCTCCAACTCGGCGGTGATCCGCCGGACCAGGCCGTCGACCTGGCCGGCGAAGCCGTAGAGGATGCCGGACTGCAGGCACTCCACCGTGTTCTTGCCGATCACCGACCGGGGCCGCACCAGCTCCACCTTGCGCAGCTGCGCGGCCCGCGCGGCCAGCGCGTCGACGGAGATCTCGATGCCGGGGGCGAACGCCCCGCCGATGAACTCCCCCTTGGCGGTGGAGACGTCGATGTTGGTGGACGTGCCGAAGTCGACGACTATGCAGGCGGTGCCGAACAGGTGGTGAGCGGCCATCGTGTTGACGAGACGGTCACCGCCCACCTCCCTCGGGTTGTCCACCAGCAGCGGCACGCCGGTGCGCACCCCCGGCCCGATCACGATCCGCGGCACGTCGCCGTAGTAGCGGCCGAGCATGACGCGTAGTTCCCGCAGCACCGCCGGCACGGTCGACAGCGCGGAAACGCCGGTCACCTTGTCGGCCAGCGGGCCGAGCATGCCGCGCATGCCCAGCGCCAGCTCGTCGGCGGTCATCCGTGCGTCGGTCCGCATCCGCCAGTCGCGCACCAGCTCCTCGTCCCGGTACATGCCGAGCGAGATGTTGGTGTTGCCGATGTCGACGCACAGCAGCACGGGTGGTTACGCCTCCGCCTGCAGCAGCGCGTCCAGGCGGGCCGCGTCGGAGGTCTCGGCGTGCACCTCGGCGCCGGAGCTCAGGCCCGAGCCGGCCGGCGCGTGCGCCGGGTCGTCGCCCCGGTCCAGCACCTTGTTGTCGGCGTCGACGAACACGATCTTCGGCCGGTAGGCGATGGACTCGATCTCGTCCATCACCCCGTACGAGATCAGGATGACCAGGTCGCCGGGGTGCACCAGGTGCGCGGCGGCGCCGTTGATGCCGATCACGCCGCTGCCCCGCTCACCGGGGATGACGTAGGTCTCCAGCCGCGCCCCGTTGGTCACGTCGACGATCGCCACCTGCTCGCCGGGCAGCAGGTCGGCCGCCTGCATCAGGTCCTCGTCGATGGTGACGGAGCCGACGTAGTTCAGGTCCGCCTGGGTGACGGTGGCTCTGTGGATCTTGGACTTCAGCATCGTGCGGAACATGTCGTCCCTCCCCTCCTACTGGTTCGCGACCACGGCGCCGAGCTGCACCGCGGCGTTGTCGATCAGCCGGGTGTCCCCGACCCTGGCGGCGACCAGCAGCCGCGCGTCCCCACTGGCCGGCGCCGGGCCGAGGTCGGGCGAACGCAGCTCCAGGTAGAACACGTCCACCCCGTCCTGCGCGGCCAACACGTCGCCGGCCGCCTTCAGCACCGCCTCCGCTCCGTCGAAGCCGGCGTGCCGGCCCGCGGCCAGCGCGGCGGACAGCGCCACCGCGGCCTCCCGCTGCTGCTCGGACAGGTAGACGTTGCGCGAGGACAGGGCCAGGCCGTCGGCCTCCCTGATCGTCGGCACGCCCACGACCTGCACGTCGAAGTGCAGCTCGCGGACCATCCGCCGGATCAGCGTCAGCTGCTGGTAGTCCTTCTCCCCGAAAAAGGCCATGTCCGGCCGGACGATGTTGAACAGCTTGGCCACCACCGTCAGCACGCCGGCGAAGTGGCCCTTGCGCACCTGGCCCTCCAGCTCGTCGCCGAGCGGACCCGGGTGCACGGTGATCTGCGGCGTCTCCGGGTAGATGTCCTCGACGCCGGGCGTGAACGCCAGCTCCACGCCCTCGGCGCGGAGCTTGTCCAGGTCCGCCTCCAGCGGTCGCGGGTAGCGGTCGATGTCCTCTCCTGCCCCGAACTGCAACGGGTTCACGAAGATCGACACCACCACGACGGTGCCGGCCAGCCGGCGCGCCCGCCGGATCAGCTCCAGGTGGCCCTCGTGCAGCGCGCCCATGGTCGGCACCAGCACCACCTTGCGGCCCGCGGTGCGCAGCGCCCTGGTGACCCGGCCCAGCTTCTCCGGGCTGGAGTGCACGGTCAGCTGCCCGGGCGCGTAGTCGGTCCGGGTCAGGTTCATCTCTCGGTCTCCTCGTCGAGCACGGAAAGGATCTCGGGCACAGCGTCCGCCCGCAGCACGCCGGCGTCGGCGGCCCGGTGCGCGGTGCGGCGGGCCAGCGCCAGGTAGGCCGGCACGGTGTCGGGCGACGTCTCGCGCAGCACGGCGACGTGCTTACGCACGGTGCCGACGTCGCCGCGGGCGACCGGACCGGTCAGCGCGCGGTCGCCGTGCCGCAGCGCGTTGTCCAGCGCCGCCGACAGCAGCGGGCTGATCACCCGCTCCGCCGGCTCGATGCCCGCGTTGCGCAGCAGGTCCACGCATTCGGTGACCAGCGTGGCCAGGTGGTTGGCGCCGTGCGTCAGGGCCGCGTGGTAGAGCGGGCGGACCGGCTCCGGCACCCGCACCGGCTCCGCGCCCATCTCCACGACCAGCGCCTCGCCGACGTTCCAGCCGGCCAGGTCGTCCTCGTTCGCCGTGACGCCGACGCAGCAGGCCACGACTCGGTGCAGGTCCTCGGCGCGGCCGGTGAACGTCATCGCCGGGTGCAGCGCCAGCGGCAGCACCCCGACCTCGGCGGCGGGCTTGAGCACATCGACGCCGTGCGCCCCGGAGGTGTGCACCACGATCTGCCCGGCGCGCAGCGAATCCGTCGCCACCAGGCCTCGAACCAGGCCGCCCAGCGCGTCGTCCGGCACGGCCAGCAACACGAGGTCCGCCCGCGCCGCAACCTCGTCCGGCGGCAGCAGCGGCACGTCCGGCAGCAGCTCCTCGGCCCGGCGCACCGACGCCTTGGACACGCCGGACGCCGCGACGACGACGTGGCCCGCCCGGGCCAGCGCGGCGCCGAGCACCGAGCCGACCCTGCCGGCGGACACCACGCCCACGGCGAGTCGGGCGGGGCGGGTCATGGCAGGAGCTCCCTTATTGCTGTTCCAGGCCCGATCAGACGCCGGGTACCGGACCGGACGAGGCTAACCGCAGTTTCCGGCTCAGCTTCGCGGCCGTGACTAGTTTCACGGGTGGCGCCGACAGACGTGAGGCCGGGTCGGTCAAGCGCGCAGACCGTCCGGGCCGTTCTCTCGCCGGTCCAGGTGATGGCGGGTCGCCCGCAGCGCGTCCGGCGCGTTCACCGCCGCCTGCCGTGCCTCCAGCATCGTCTCCAGCAGCCGCCGCTGCCGCTCGTCGGCGTCCGGGCCGGCGGTGCCGTGCTCGACCGCGTTGCGCAGAAACGCCAACTCCGTCGCGGCGGTCTGGTACTCGTGCACGGCCTTGGCCGCGTGGCTGCCGGCCCGCTTGCGCACGGCCGTCCGCCAGCCGCGGCGGCCGGTCAGGCTGGACAGCAGCGACACCTCGCTGGCGGCGATCCAGCCCGCGGCGGCCATGCCCGGCAGCTGCGCGGCGACCACCCGCTGCTCGCGCCGCCGCTGCCACACCACCACCGCCACCATCGCGGCCAGGATCGGCAGGATCACAAGGAAGTACACGACCAGGAACGTGTTCGCGCCGCCCAGCGTTGCCGACGAGTTCCACAGCGAGTGCAGCAGCACCGCGCACAGGTAGCCGACGAGCGGCGCGATCACCCGGACCTTGCTGCTCCGGGTGCGCGCGGCGACGCCGATCCCGATGCCGGTCATGGCCGTGAACAGCGGATGCGTGAAGGGCGCGAGCACCCCGCGCAGGATGAACGCGGCGATCACGCCGGTGGTCGCGCTGCCGAAGCCGAACGTCGCGAACACCCGGCCGAAGTAGTAGATGTTCTCGGTGAACGCGAAGCCGGCCGCGGTGAAGCCGGCGTAGACGATGCCGTCCACCAGGCCGTCGAACTCCTGCCGCCGCCACACCAGCAGCCCGAGCAGGAACACGCCCTTGGCCGCCTCCTCGGCGATCGGGGCGGAGATCGTCGCCGCGATGGTGTTGCCACCGCCGTGCCCGAACGCGAGGTCGCCGAGCGCCTCCGCGGTGCTGTTGATCAGCAGCGAGCAGATCGTCGCGCCGCACGCGCCCCAGAGGAAGGCCAGCCACAGCAGCTTCGCCGGCTCGGGCTCCCACCGGTCGATCCACAGGAACGCGGCGACCACCGGCCCGACCGGCAGCAGGGCGGCGCCCGCGCCGACCGCGACACCGAGCGGGCCGACCTTGCCCACGCCGAGTCCCAGCAGGACGAGGGCGGACAGTCCGAGGGCGATCAGTCCGACCACCGGGGCCAGCACGGTCCAGGTCCGTGGCGCTGCTGTCGTCACGGGGATGACGATAGGGCCATGGAGTTGACGTGATGGAACTCCCCGACTGGCATTCGGCTTGGCGGGCAGCCCTCTACGGCCCCACGGGCTTCTTCGCCCGCGGGGCGCGGCCGGCCGACCACTTCCGCACTTCCCCGTTGGTCGGACCGGAACTGGCCGAGGCGGTCGTCGAGCTGCTCGACCGGGTGGACCGGGCCCTGGACCGGCCGAATCCGCTGGATTTCGTGGACGTCGGGGCCGGCGGCGGGGAGCTGGCCGCGCAGGTGCACGCCTTGTCCGGACGGTTCGGCGGGCGGCTGCGGGTGCGGGCCGTCGAGCTGGCCCGGCCGGCGCTGCCGGCCGGTGTCGAGTGGTCGTCGGAACTGCCCGATCAGGTGACGGGCTTGGTCATCGCCCACGAGTGGCTGGACTCGCTGCCGTGCCGGGTCGTGCAGGTGCACGGGAGCCGGGTCGTGGAGGTCCACGTGTCCGCCGACGGCACGGAATCGTTGGGCGATCCGGTGTCCTCGGAGTGGCTGGACGCCTGGTGGCCGCTGTCGGCCGAGGGCCAGCGGGCCGAGATCGGGTCGGGGCGGGACGCCGCATGGGCGGACTTGGTGGCACGAGTCGCCGCCGGGGCCGCCTTGGCCGTCGACTACGGCCACTTCGCCGGGGCCCGGCCGTTCGCGGGGTCGCTGACCGGTTACCGGTCCGGCCGGCAGGTCGCGCCCGTGCCGGACGGCAGCTGCGACATCACCGCCCACGTGGCCTTCGACGCCGTCGCGGCCGCGGCCGGACCGTGTGAGCTGCTCACCCAACGGGAAGCGTTGGCGGCGTTGGGAACGAGTGTCGAGCCGCCCGCCGCCGGGCTCGCCGCGCGGGATCCGCTCGGCTGGCTCGCCGCCTCCGCCCGCGCCGGCCGGGTCGCCGAGCTGCGCGATCCCGCCGGCCTCGGCGGCTTCCACTGGCTGCTCTGTCCCCGGTCGGCGCCGATCGGCCTCGTGCGAGCATGAGACCCGTGCAGATCACCGTCGGCGTCGGCGCGGGCGCCAAGTACCTCGGCGTCGACCACGTCATCGACCTCGGCCCGCTGCACCCGTCGGCGCACGGCGCGTACCGGCTGCGGCTCGTTGTCGACGACAACGTCGTCACGGAGGCCGAGCCGCTCGTCGGACACCTGCACCGCGGCGCGGAGAAGCTGTTCGAGGTCCGCGACTACCGGCAGGTGCTCACCCTGGCCAACCGGCACGACTGGCTCGCCGCCTTCTGCAACGAGCTGACCGTCGCGCTGGCGGTGGAGCGGATGACGGCTATGACCGTGCCGCCTCGGGCCGTGCGGCTGCGGATGATCCTGTGCGAGTTGAACCGGATGCTGGCGCACCTGGTGTTCCTCGCGCCGCTGACCCGGCAGCTCACCGGCGAGCCGACTCCCGGCACCACGGCTGCGCTGCGCGGCCGCGAGGCCGTGCAGGCGGTGATGGAACAGGCCTCCGGCGGGCGGATCCACTTCATGGCCAACCGGATCGGTGGCCTGCGCGAGGACGTGCCCGCCACGTGGATCCCGAACGTCCGGGAGCTGCTCGGCTTGGTGGAGTCGCTGCTGCCGGCGATTCGATCGGCCACTGTGGACGATGACGCCTTCCGGTCCCGGCACGCCGGCCTCGGCGTTCTGACCCGCGACGCTGCGCTGGCGTTGGGGGTCACCGGCCCCACCGGACGGGCCAGCGGCGTCGACGTCGATCTACGACGCGACGGCGAACACCTTGCCTACCAGGACTTTCAGCCCGTCCTGGGGTCCACCGGCGACGCGCTGGCCCGGGTCGAATGCGTCGTCGGCGAGGTCGAGCTGTCGCTGCGGCTGATCGCGTCCACCCTGGACGACCTGCCGTCCGGGCCGGTGAACCTGCGGCTGCCCAAGGCCGTCAAGGCCCCCGAGGGCTCCGTCTACGTGTGGACCGAGGCCCCGCTCGGCATCTCCGGCGTGCACCTCGCCTCACGCGGCGAGAAAACCCCGTGGCGGCTCAAGCTCCGCACCCCGTCGTTCAACAACGTGCAGGCGCTGTCCGCGCTGCTGCCCGGAACCCCGGTCGCCGACCTGCCCGCGGTGCTCGGGTCCTTCGCGGTTGTCGTCGGCGACATCGACAAGTGACTAGTCGTCCGAGCGGCGGCGGCGACGGCCGCGCGGCTCTTCCTGCCCCAGCGACGCCAGCAGCTCGCTGACGGACTTGCCGGCGGCGTGCGCGCCGGAGTCCACCACGGGCGGCGGCGGGGCGGCCGGCGCCGGACCGGGCGTGGGCACCGGCGCGGTCCGCACCGGAATCGGCAGCTCCAGCGAGTTCGGCACCCAGTCGCCGAGTTCCGGGTCCCAGACGGGACCGTCCACCTCGGGCGGCGGCCCCGCGACCACGGGCGCCGGCTCGGGCTCGGGGCGACGGCGACGCCCGGAGGTCTCGGCCGGTGTCGGCCTCGGGGCCATCGCGGTGGCCTCGGCCTCGGGGCGACGGCGGCGGCCGGAGGTCTCGGCGGCGCGCGGCGGCTCCGGCTGACGGGCGGCCGGCTGCTTCGCGTCCGGGTTGAGGCGCATCGCCATCGTCGCCGGCTCGGGCCGCTGGGCCGGCTGCGAGCGCTGCTCGGGCTGCCTCGGCTCGGGCCGGCGCGGCTCCCGCGGCTCGGGCGCGCGCATCGGCTGCGACATGGCTTGGGACACCGGCTGCGCCATCGGCTGGGACGGCTCCGGCGGCCGCACCCGCATGCCGACCACATTGGGCACTCCGGTCGGGCGGGCCTCCGGCTGACGCGGCTCGGGCTGGCGCGGCTCCGGCTGCCGGGACTCGGGCCGGCGCTCGGCCGGCCGGGCCTCGGCGGCCTTCGCGGCGGCCGGGCGGCTCACGAACTGGGTCGCGGCCGGCTGCGCCGGGCGCTGCGGCTCACGCCGCGCCTGCCCCGTCGACCGGCTCAACGCCTCGGTCTGCGCGTTGCTGCGGCTGGCCTGGCGCGCCTGCTCGGGACGGCTCGGCTCCGGCCGGCGCGGCACTTGCTCCTTGGCGTTGGTGCGCAGCGGCTCGTGCGGGATCCGCTCGATCAGCTCGGTCGGCAGCACCGACTTGTCCGCCGGCGCCTCCTTGCGGACCGAACCGACCGTGATCGGCTTGCGGTCCTCCTTGGCGATGATCCGGTCCTCGCCCACGGCCAGCAGCCGGGACTGGTCGGACAGCGACCGCATCCGCGTCGACTCCGCCCGCAGCGCCACCCGCTCGACCAGCACCTCGCCGCCCAGCAGCGCCTCGAGGTTCTCCCGCAGCGCCCGCAGCTCGCCGCGCAGCGCGTCCAGGTCCTCCCGGGACTCCTCCTCGACCCGGCGCCGCGTCTCGGCCTCGATCTCCAGCTCGTACTCGCGCCGGGCGGCGACCTCACGCTCCAGCTCGAGCTCGTAGACGGCCTGCAGGTCGGCGACCTCGTCCTCGCTCGCCGCGGCCTCTCTGCGGTACTTGACCGCCAAAAACGCGCCCACGAGGGCAGCCCACAGCGCCGCGAGGACGCCCAGGCGCAAGAACCTCGCGTCGTTGCTCAGGACAAGCACGGCGGTCGCGGCGATGGCCAGGACGAGAACCGCTACCAGGAGTAGCCGACCGTATCCACGACTGTCACCGCGCTCGCCTTCGGTCAAGCCGCTGCGGCCGGTCATGGGCTCTACGGTACCGGTCAGTTACCCGAACGAGACCTACCCGGACCCGATTGGCCCCTCAACGCAGTCCGACGCTGTCATCCTGCTGCGGCGGATCCGGCGTCTTGCAGCAGTGCTCCAACCACAACGCCGCGGCGACCAGCGCCGCCGAACCGACCAGTCCGACCAATGCCGTCGTCCGGTCCTCATTGGCCGCCGAGGACACCGCCAGCAGCGGGAGCACCGTCAGCAGCACCCCGGCCCACACCCCCGCCATGAGCGCACCCACCAGCGACGACGCCTTCGCCAGCGCGACCGCCCGAGCGGCGGTCAACGGCTGCACCGGCCGCACCCCCGGCTTGCCGGCGATGCGGTTGCGCAGCTGCCAGGCCAGGATCGCCTCCACGATCGCCAGCACCCCGAAGGTCACGCCGGCCAGCCGCGGCAGCGTCGGCAGGTCCGCGTACACCAGTCGCAGCACGATCGCCGTCAGCAGGCCCGCGACCAGCGCGACGGCGACCAGGTCCCGGATTCGCGTGAACTTCATCACCACTCCAGCCGGAGATCGTCCCGGCGGCGCACCCCGTCGGCGCTCAGCCCGGCCATCACGTCGGCGATCCGGCCGTGCCCGGGCAGCACCGCGTCGGGCTCGACGTCCAGCCACGGAATCAGCACCGTGGCCCGCTCCGGGGTGCCCGGATGCGGCAGCAACAAATCCGGGTGAGTCGAGCTCACGCCGTCCACAGTCACCACATCCACGTCCAACGTGCGAGGACCCCAGCGCTGCTCCCGAACCCGGCCGGCCTCGTTCTCCAACCGCTGTCCCAGGCGCAGCCAGCCCCACTCGTCGACGTCGCCGGCCTGGACGATCACGATCGCGTTCAGGAAGTCCGGCTGCTCCTCCACGCCCCACGCGGCCGTCTCGTACACCGGGGACACCGCTTCGAGGTGCGGCCGCAGGCCCGTCACCGCGCCCTGCAGGAACGCCAACCGGTCGCCCAGGTTCGACCCCAGCGACAGCACCGCCCGCGTCACCGGCGGCCTCTCCGGACCGTCACGGCGACGTCCTGGAAGGACAGTGGGATCGGCGCCGACGGCTTGTGCACCGTCACCTCGACCTCCCGGACCCGCTCATCGGTCAGCACCTCGTCGGCGATGTCGCCGGCGACCGTCTCGATGAGATCCCGCGGATCGCCGGCCACGATCGCCGCCACCCGCTCCGCCAGCTCGCCGTAGTGCAGCGTCTGCGTCAGGTCGTCACTCGCGGCCGCGGCCGTCAGGTCCATCCACACGGTGACGTCGACCAGGAAGTCCTGGCCGTCCCGCTTCTCGTGCTCGAACACACCGTGATGGCCGCGCACCCGCAGCCCGGTCAGCGTGATCCGGTCGCTCATTCGCCGCTTCCCCTCTGCCAGGCCCGCACCACCAGCGCCGCGTCCAACGACCGGCGGACATCGTGCACCCGCACGCCCCACACCCCGGCCGCGGCCGCCAGCGCCGTGATCGTCGTCGTCGCCACCTCGCGGCCGTCCGGCGGCCTCGGGTTGCCTTCGGCGTCCGCCAGCAGCGCGCCGAGAAAGCGTTTGCGGGAGGCCCCGACCAGCAGCGGGAAGCCCAGCCCCAGCAGCTGGTCCAGGCCGTGCAGCAGGGCCCAGTCGTGCTCACGCTGCTTGGCAAAGCCCAGGCCCGGGTCCAGTACCAGGGCGTCGGCCGACACCCCCGCCGCCAGCGCCGCGTCCACCCGGGCCGACAGCTCGTCGCGCACCTCGGCCACCACGTCCCGGTAGGTCGCCAGGTCGTTCATGTTCTTGCTGTGGCCACGCCAGTGCATCAGGATCCACGGCGCGCCCGCGGTCGCGACCACCTTGGCCATCTGCGGGTCGGCCAGGCCGCCCGAGACGTCGTTGATCACCGCCGCGCCCGCGTCCAGCGCCGCGTCCGCCACCACCGCCCGGGTCGTGTCCACGCTCACCAGCACGCCCTGGGCCGACAGCCGCTCGATCACCGGCACCACCCGAGCGATCTCCACCTCGGCGTCCACCCGGTCCGCTCCCGGACGGGTCGACTCCCCGCCCACGTCCACCAGGTCCGCGCCGCTCTCCCACAGCTCAAGGCCGTGCTCGACGGCGTCGTCCGTGCGCAGGTACCGCCCGCCGTCCGAGAAGGAGTCGGCGGTGACGTTCACCACGCCCATCACGACGCAGCGGTCGGGATTCGGCAGCCGGCTGTGCACCTAACGTCCCTTGATCAGTTCGATCGCCTCGGCCCTCGACGTCGCCGAGGTCTTGAATATCCCCCGCACCGCCGACGTCGTCGTCCGCGCCCCCGGCTTTCGCACCCCGCGCATCGCCATGCACAGATGCTCCGCCTCGATCACCACGATCGCCCCGCGCGGATTCAACTTCGCCATCAACGCATCCGCGATCTGCGACGTCAACCGCTCCTGCACCTGCGGCCGCTTCGCATAGAGGTCCACCAGCCGGGCCAGCTTCGACAATCCGGTGACCCGCCCGTCCACATTCGGGATGTACCCGACATGAGCCACCCCATGGAATGGGACCAAATGATGCTCACAGGTGGAATACATCGGAATATCCGTGACGAGAACCAATTCCTCATGGCTTTCGTCGAACGTCTTTTCCAGAACGGATTCCGGGTCGGTGTAGAGGCCGGCGAACAGTTCCCGGTAGGAGCGGGCGACGCGGGCGGGGGTGTCGCGCAGGCCCTCGCGGTCGGGGTCCTCGCCGCAGGCGATCAGCAGCTCGCGGACGGCGGCCTCGGCGCGCGCCCGGTCGAACCGGCCGTGATCGGCCGAAGCGGCCCCGCTCAGGGGGCCGCTTCGGCCAACAGTGCTGGTCATGCACACCTCCGCGGGATCGCGGACCGTCTCAACGGCCGCTGTCCCGCTCAGTGTCACCCGGATTGCCGGACGGCGTGTTCCCGCCCTGCCCGGCCGGACGGTTCTGCTCCCAGTTCGGCGTCCACGAACCGTTGGGCTGGGTCGCGGGCGTCCACCCGGGGGGCGCGCCGTAGTTGGGCGGGCCACCGGCGTTGCCGCCGGGCCGCGCGGGCGGGTAGGCGGCGGAGCCGTTGGTGCCGGGCAGCTCGCCGCCGCCTGGCACGGTCGCGACCGGGGTGGGCGCGGGCTCGGGCTCCTCCTCCTTGACCGGGGGCCACGGCTCGCCGCGCTCCTTGGCCAGCTCGCCGGGGGTCTTGATCGGCGGCTTGTCGGACGGGGTGCGGTTGCCGAAGTTGTTGAACTCGGTGATCCGCGGCCGCTTCTGCACCCGGGCGAAGATCCGCTCCAGGTCCTTCTGGTGCAGGGTCTCCTTCTCCACCAGCTCCAGCACGAGGTCGTCGAGCACGTCGCGGTAGGTGTTGAGCACCTGCCACGCCTCGTCGTGCGCGGCCTCGATGAGCTTGCGCACCTCCTCGTCGATCTCGTGCGCGACCTCGAGCGAGTAGCCCGGCGCGTGCGACATCTGCCGGCCGAGGAACGGCTCGCCGTCGTGCTCGCCGTACTTGACGGCGCCGAGGCGGGCGCTCATGCCGTAGTCGGCGACCATCGCGCGGGCGATCTTGGTGGCCTGCTCGATGTCGTTGGAGGCGCCGGTGGTGGGCTCGTGGAAGACCAGTTCCTCGGCGGCGCGGCCGCCGAGCGCGAACACCAGCCGGGCGATCATCTCGGACCTGGTCATCAGGTCCTTGTCCTCCTCGGGCACCGACAGCGTGTGGCCGCCGGTGCGGCCGCGCGCCAGGATGGTGACCTTGTAGACCGGGTCGATGTCCGGCATGGCCCACGCGGCCAGGGCGTGCCCCGCCTCGTGGTAGGCGGTGATCTTCTTCTCCTTCTCGGAGATGATCTTGCTCTTGCGGGCCGGGCCGCCGATCACGCGGTCCACCGACTCCTCGAGCGCGGCGCCGGTGATGATCGTGCCGTTGTGCCGCGCGGTGAGCAGCGCCGCCTCGTTGATCACGTTGGCCAGGTCCGCGCCGGAGAAGCCGACGGTCCGCTTGGCCAGGCCGTCCAGGTCGGCGTCCTGGGCCAACGGCTTGCCCTTGGCGTGCACCCGCAGGATGGCCTTGCGGCCGCGCAGGTCGGGCGCGCCGACGGGGATCTGCCGGTCGAAGCGGCCGGGGCGGAGCAACGCCGGGTCCAGGATGTCGGGCCGGTTGGTGGCCGCGATCAGGATGATGCCGCCGCGCGAGTCGAAGCCGTCCATCTCGACCAGCAGCTGGTTGAGGGTCTGCTCGCGCTCGTCGTGGCCGCCGCCCAGGCCGGCGCCGCGGTGTCGGCCGACGGCGTCGATCTCGTCGACGAAGATGATGCACGGGGCGTTCTGCTTGGCCTGCTCGAACAGGTCGCGGACGCGGGAGGCGCCGACACCGACGAACATCTCGACGAAGTCCGAGCCGGAGATCGAGTAGAACGGCACGCCCGCCTCGCCGGCGACGGCCCTGGCCAGCAGGGTCTTGCCGGTTCCCGGCGGCCCGTAGAGCAGCACGCCCTTGGGGATCTTGGCGCCGAGCGCCTGGTAGCGGCCGGGGTTCTGGAGGAAGTCCTTGATCTCGTGGAGCTCCTCGACGGCCTCGTCCGCGCCGGCGACGTCGCCGAACGTGGTCTTGGGCATGTCCTTGGACAACTGCTTGGCCCGGGACTTGCCGAAGTTGAGCACCCGGTTGCCGCCGCCCTGGACGTTGTTCATCATCCACATCAGCACCAGCAGCAGCAGGCCGATCGGCACCAGGATGATCAGCATCTGCAGCAGCGGCGACTCGCTGGTGACCTTCACGTCGTAGGAGCCGACCTTGTTGGCCGGGTCCTGCAGCATCCGGAAGATCGCGTCCTCCGACCCGTTGGCCGGGATGGACGTGATGATCTGGGTGTGCCCGTTGAACGGCGAGTTCAGGTCGAGCCGGAGCTGCTGCTCCTTGTCGTCGAGCCGGGCTGACTTGACATTGCCCTTCTGCACCTGACTAATTGCATCCGAGGTCTGCACGGGCGTGTACCCGCGCGTGTCGTCGGTCAGTGTGCTGATGGCAAACCAGACAACAACCGCTGCCACGATCCAGATCAGCGGGTTGCGGAGAACGCGCTTGCGGTCCATGCACCTACGGCCGTCACGCGGCCTCGACCCTCCCTGCGTTTACGTCAAGCCCTGCCTCACGACACTGCTCAACACCTCGAGCGGTGGCGTCACGCACTCGGCGGGACAGCCCCGTCCAGCTAGCTTACCGCCCGCCGCCGACGGACCACGGCCGGAAGTTCGGCGCTCGGCCGGCGGCGGCCTCACGTCGCTCCCAACGCTCGGAGCTGGGACCGGGTT includes these proteins:
- a CDS encoding type III pantothenate kinase yields the protein MLLCVDIGNTNISLGMYRDEELVRDWRMRTDARMTADELALGMRGMLGPLADKVTGVSALSTVPAVLRELRVMLGRYYGDVPRIVIGPGVRTGVPLLVDNPREVGGDRLVNTMAAHHLFGTACIVVDFGTSTNIDVSTAKGEFIGGAFAPGIEISVDALAARAAQLRKVELVRPRSVIGKNTVECLQSGILYGFAGQVDGLVRRITAELEAGGSGPVNVIGTGGLAPLVVSESETIKHHVPELTLLGLRLAYERNMA
- a CDS encoding PrsW family intramembrane metalloprotease — encoded protein: MLAPVVGLIALGLSALVLLGLGVGKVGPLGVAVGAGAALLPVGPVVAAFLWIDRWEPEPAKLLWLAFLWGACGATICSLLINSTAEALGDLAFGHGGGNTIAATISAPIAEEAAKGVFLLGLLVWRRQEFDGLVDGIVYAGFTAAGFAFTENIYYFGRVFATFGFGSATTGVIAAFILRGVLAPFTHPLFTAMTGIGIGVAARTRSSKVRVIAPLVGYLCAVLLHSLWNSSATLGGANTFLVVYFLVILPILAAMVAVVVWQRRREQRVVAAQLPGMAAAGWIAASEVSLLSSLTGRRGWRTAVRKRAGSHAAKAVHEYQTAATELAFLRNAVEHGTAGPDADERQRRLLETMLEARQAAVNAPDALRATRHHLDRRENGPDGLRA
- the panC gene encoding pantoate--beta-alanine ligase is translated as MNLTRTDYAPGQLTVHSSPEKLGRVTRALRTAGRKVVLVPTMGALHEGHLELIRRARRLAGTVVVVSIFVNPLQFGAGEDIDRYPRPLEADLDKLRAEGVELAFTPGVEDIYPETPQITVHPGPLGDELEGQVRKGHFAGVLTVVAKLFNIVRPDMAFFGEKDYQQLTLIRRMVRELHFDVQVVGVPTIREADGLALSSRNVYLSEQQREAAVALSAALAAGRHAGFDGAEAVLKAAGDVLAAQDGVDVFYLELRSPDLGPAPASGDARLLVAARVGDTRLIDNAAVQLGAVVANQ
- the panD gene encoding aspartate 1-decarboxylase, with protein sequence MFRTMLKSKIHRATVTQADLNYVGSVTIDEDLMQAADLLPGEQVAIVDVTNGARLETYVIPGERGSGVIGINGAAAHLVHPGDLVILISYGVMDEIESIAYRPKIVFVDADNKVLDRGDDPAHAPAGSGLSSGAEVHAETSDAARLDALLQAEA
- a CDS encoding SAM-dependent methyltransferase; translated protein: MELPDWHSAWRAALYGPTGFFARGARPADHFRTSPLVGPELAEAVVELLDRVDRALDRPNPLDFVDVGAGGGELAAQVHALSGRFGGRLRVRAVELARPALPAGVEWSSELPDQVTGLVIAHEWLDSLPCRVVQVHGSRVVEVHVSADGTESLGDPVSSEWLDAWWPLSAEGQRAEIGSGRDAAWADLVARVAAGAALAVDYGHFAGARPFAGSLTGYRSGRQVAPVPDGSCDITAHVAFDAVAAAAGPCELLTQREALAALGTSVEPPAAGLAARDPLGWLAASARAGRVAELRDPAGLGGFHWLLCPRSAPIGLVRA
- a CDS encoding Rossmann-like and DUF2520 domain-containing protein, with the protein product MTRPARLAVGVVSAGRVGSVLGAALARAGHVVVAASGVSKASVRRAEELLPDVPLLPPDEVAARADLVLLAVPDDALGGLVRGLVATDSLRAGQIVVHTSGAHGVDVLKPAAEVGVLPLALHPAMTFTGRAEDLHRVVACCVGVTANEDDLAGWNVGEALVVEMGAEPVRVPEPVRPLYHAALTHGANHLATLVTECVDLLRNAGIEPAERVISPLLSAALDNALRHGDRALTGPVARGDVGTVRKHVAVLRETSPDTVPAYLALARRTAHRAADAGVLRADAVPEILSVLDEETER